A part of Pungitius pungitius chromosome 15, fPunPun2.1, whole genome shotgun sequence genomic DNA contains:
- the txndc12 gene encoding thioredoxin domain-containing protein 12, producing MRTSLVNIVLFSSLHVLLSLTCFQNVVEAASGKGFGDNIHWRTLDDGKKEAEASGLPIMLIIHKTWCGACKALKPKFAESKDISELAHNFVMINLEDEEEPKDDAYSPDGGYIPRILFLDPSGKVHPEITNKNGNPNYKYFYSSAEQVVSAMKEAQEKLTGDAFKQGHTGDEL from the exons ATGCGAACGTCTCTCGTGAACATCGTTTTGTTTTCATCCCTGCACGTTTTGTTGTCTTTGACGTGCTTTCAAAATGTCGTCGAAGCAGCTAGTGGGAAAG GATTTGGAGATAACATCCACTGGAGGACGCTGGATGATGGCAAGAAAGAAGCCGAGGCCAG CGGGCTTCCCATCATGCTCATCATCCACAAGACCTGGTGCGGCGCCTGCAAAG CACTGAAGCCCAAATTTGCAGAGTCCAAGGATATCTCTGAACTTGCACACAactttgtcatgatcaacctcGAG gatgaggaggagccAAAGGATGACGCCTACAGCCCCGACGGTGGATACATTCCTCGGATTCTTTTCCTTG ATCCAAGCGGTAAAGTCCATCCTGAAATCACCAACAAAAATGGGAATCCAAACTACAAGTACTTCTACAGCAGCGCAGAACAAG TCGTGTCCGCCATGAAGGAGGCGCAGGAGAAGCTGACGGGCGACGCCTTCAAGCAGGGCCACACCGGGGACGAGCTGTGA
- the dnajb4 gene encoding dnaJ homolog subfamily B member 4 isoform X2, translating to MGKDYYKTLGISKGATDEDIKKAYRKQALKWHPDKNKSAAAEDRFKEIAEAYEVLSDPKKREVYDQYGEEGLKGGNGPSGDGPGSAFTYTFHGDPHATFATFFGGSNPFEMFFGRKANGRDDDDMEVDGNDPFGSFTNFNMNGFPRDGHAGPGGQQQRRKQDPAIIHELRVTLEEVFHGCTKKLKISRKRLNPDGRTTRNEDKILTIEIKRGWKEGTKITFPREGDESPNTIPADIVFVIKDKPHPHFRREGSNIVYPVRVSLRQSLCGCSVTVSTIDGQTCNMKITDVVKPAMRKTVAGQGLPLPKNPEQRGDLVVEFDVNFPEALPGNAKDVLKRHLPA from the exons ATGGGCAAAGATTATTATAAGACGTTGGGTATCTCTAAAGGAGCCACGGACGAGGACATTAAGAAAGCTTATAGAAAACAAGCGTTGAAATGGCACCCCGATAAAAACAAGTCTGCAGCCGCCGAGGACAGATTTAAGGAGATCGCTGAAGCGTACGAAGTCCTTAGTGATCCGAAGAAAAGAGAAGTTTATGATCAGTACGGAGAAGAag GTCTCAAGGGAGGAAACGGCCCCTCTGGCGACGGGCCGGGCAGCGCCTTCACCTACACCTTCCATGGGGACCCTCACGCCACCTTCGCCACTTTCTTCGGCGGTTCCAACCCCTTCGAGATGTTCTTCGGGCGGAAAGCCAACGGCCGAGACGACGACGACATGGAGGTGGACGGAAACGACCCCTTCGGCTCCTTCACCAACTTCAACATGAACGGGTTCCCCCGGGACGGGCACGCCGGCCCCGgagggcagcagcagcgccgGAAGCAGGACCCGGCCATCATCCACGAACTGAGGGTCACCCTGGAGGAGGTCTTCCACGGCTGCACCAAGAAGCTGAAAATCTCTCGCAAAAGGCTGAATCCGGACGGCAGGACCACGCGCAATGAGGACAAGATACTCACCATCGAGATCAAGCGGGGGTGGAAGGAGGGAACCAAAATCACGTTCCCGCGGGAGGGAGACGAGTCCCCCAATACCATTCCGGCGGACATTGTGTTCGTCATCAAGGACAAGCCGCACCCTCACTTTAGGCGGGAGGGCTCGAACATTGTGTATCCTGTGCGCGTGAGCTTACGACAG TCGTTGTGCGGATGCTCGGTTACCGTGTCGACGATAGACGGGCAGACGTGCAACATGAAGATCACAGATGTCGTCAAGCCGGCCATGAGAAAGACTGTCGCAGGACAGGGCCTCCCCTTACCCAAAAAcccagagcagagaggagacctGGTGGTGGAGTTTGACGTTAACTTTCCTGAGGCGTTGCCCGGCAACGCCAAGGACGTCCTGAAACGACATTTACCTGCTTAG
- the dnajb4 gene encoding dnaJ homolog subfamily B member 4 isoform X3, which yields MPLGPWRKKNKSKEHLVENEEVGGGHAGSAGSLAKSGVNGAGLPPPPANLRPKLVFHTQLAHGSPTGRIEGFGNVKELYGKIAEAFNISPPEILFCTLNTHKIDMEKLLGGQIGLEDFIFAHIRGLKKEVEVYKSEDALGLTITDNGAGYAFIKRIKEGSVVDGVKVISVGDHVECINGQNIVGTRHYEVARMLKDLPRDKSFTLKLVEPMKAFEMLEPRSKGAKPASENKIGTGRGTLRLRSKGPATVEEVPTEFEEKAVKKVDDLLESYMGIRDTELASTMVEVGRDKKNPDEFAMALDETLGDFAFPDEFVFDVWGAIGDAKQGRF from the exons ATGCCGTTGGGAccatggaggaagaaaaacaaatcgaAGGAACATTTGGTGGAGAACGAGGAGGTCGGCGGCGGACACGCAGGTTCCGCGGGCAGCTTAGCTAAGTCCGGCGTGAACGGAGCGGGACTGCCGCCCCCGCCCGCCAACCTGCGGCCCAAATTGGTCTTTCACACGCAGCTGGCACACGGAAGCCCCACCGGCCGGATCGAGGGATTCGGCAACGTGAAGGAGTTATACGGGAAGATAGCAGAAGCCTTTAATATAAGTCCACCTGAG ATTTTGTTCTGCACCCTTAACACCCACAAGATCGACATGGAGAAGCTTCTGGGGGGCCAGATCGGCCTTGAGGATTTTATCTTCGCCCACATTAGAGGGCtcaagaaggaggtggaggtttATAAGTCTGAAGATGCTCTGGGCCTCACCATCACAGACAATGGGGCAGGATATGCTTTCATCAAG CGCATCAAAGAGGGCAGCGTCGTGGACGGCGTGAAGGTGATCTCCGTGGGCGACCACGTAGAGTGCATTAACGGACAGAACATCGTGGGCACGAGGCATTACGAGGTGGCCCGCATGCTGAAAGATCTTCCCAGAGACAAGTCCTTCACCCTCAAGCTGGTCGAGCCGATGAAGGCCTTTG AAATGCTCGAGCCGAGGTCAAAGGGCGCTAAACCAGCCAGCGAGAACAAGATCGGCACAGGGAGGGGGACTCTGAGGCTTCGCTCCAAGGGCCCAGCTACTGTAGAGGAGGTG CCAACAGAGTTTGAGGAGAAGGCGGTAAAGAAAGTGGACGATCTCCTAGAGAGCTACATGGGCATCAGAGACACTGAACTAG CCTCCACGATGGTTGAGGTCGGCCGTGACAAGAAGAACCCGGATGAGTTTGCCATGGCGTTGGACGAGACCCTCGGAGACTTCGCCTTCCCCGATGAGTTTGTCTTTGACGTCTGGGGCGCCATTGGAGACGCCAAGCAGGGGAGATTTTAA
- the dnajb4 gene encoding dnaJ homolog subfamily B member 4 isoform X1, with the protein MGKDYYKTLGISKGATDEDIKKAYRKQALKWHPDKNKSAAAEDRFKEIAEAYEVLSDPKKREVYDQYGEEGLKGGNGPSGDGPGSAFTYTFHGDPHATFATFFGGSNPFEMFFGRKANGRDDDDMEVDGNDPFGSFTNFNMNGFPRDGHAGPGGQQQRRKQDPAIIHELRVTLEEVFHGCTKKLKISRKRLNPDGRTTRNEDKILTIEIKRGWKEGTKITFPREGDESPNTIPADIVFVIKDKPHPHFRREGSNIVYPVRVSLRQILFCTLNTHKIDMEKLLGGQIGLEDFIFAHIRGLKKEVEVYKSEDALGLTITDNGAGYAFIKRIKEGSVVDGVKVISVGDHVECINGQNIVGTRHYEVARMLKDLPRDKSFTLKLVEPMKAFEMLEPRSKGAKPASENKIGTGRGTLRLRSKGPATVEEVPTEFEEKAVKKVDDLLESYMGIRDTELASTMVEVGRDKKNPDEFAMALDETLGDFAFPDEFVFDVWGAIGDAKQGRF; encoded by the exons ATGGGCAAAGATTATTATAAGACGTTGGGTATCTCTAAAGGAGCCACGGACGAGGACATTAAGAAAGCTTATAGAAAACAAGCGTTGAAATGGCACCCCGATAAAAACAAGTCTGCAGCCGCCGAGGACAGATTTAAGGAGATCGCTGAAGCGTACGAAGTCCTTAGTGATCCGAAGAAAAGAGAAGTTTATGATCAGTACGGAGAAGAag GTCTCAAGGGAGGAAACGGCCCCTCTGGCGACGGGCCGGGCAGCGCCTTCACCTACACCTTCCATGGGGACCCTCACGCCACCTTCGCCACTTTCTTCGGCGGTTCCAACCCCTTCGAGATGTTCTTCGGGCGGAAAGCCAACGGCCGAGACGACGACGACATGGAGGTGGACGGAAACGACCCCTTCGGCTCCTTCACCAACTTCAACATGAACGGGTTCCCCCGGGACGGGCACGCCGGCCCCGgagggcagcagcagcgccgGAAGCAGGACCCGGCCATCATCCACGAACTGAGGGTCACCCTGGAGGAGGTCTTCCACGGCTGCACCAAGAAGCTGAAAATCTCTCGCAAAAGGCTGAATCCGGACGGCAGGACCACGCGCAATGAGGACAAGATACTCACCATCGAGATCAAGCGGGGGTGGAAGGAGGGAACCAAAATCACGTTCCCGCGGGAGGGAGACGAGTCCCCCAATACCATTCCGGCGGACATTGTGTTCGTCATCAAGGACAAGCCGCACCCTCACTTTAGGCGGGAGGGCTCGAACATTGTGTATCCTGTGCGCGTGAGCTTACGACAG ATTTTGTTCTGCACCCTTAACACCCACAAGATCGACATGGAGAAGCTTCTGGGGGGCCAGATCGGCCTTGAGGATTTTATCTTCGCCCACATTAGAGGGCtcaagaaggaggtggaggtttATAAGTCTGAAGATGCTCTGGGCCTCACCATCACAGACAATGGGGCAGGATATGCTTTCATCAAG CGCATCAAAGAGGGCAGCGTCGTGGACGGCGTGAAGGTGATCTCCGTGGGCGACCACGTAGAGTGCATTAACGGACAGAACATCGTGGGCACGAGGCATTACGAGGTGGCCCGCATGCTGAAAGATCTTCCCAGAGACAAGTCCTTCACCCTCAAGCTGGTCGAGCCGATGAAGGCCTTTG AAATGCTCGAGCCGAGGTCAAAGGGCGCTAAACCAGCCAGCGAGAACAAGATCGGCACAGGGAGGGGGACTCTGAGGCTTCGCTCCAAGGGCCCAGCTACTGTAGAGGAGGTG CCAACAGAGTTTGAGGAGAAGGCGGTAAAGAAAGTGGACGATCTCCTAGAGAGCTACATGGGCATCAGAGACACTGAACTAG CCTCCACGATGGTTGAGGTCGGCCGTGACAAGAAGAACCCGGATGAGTTTGCCATGGCGTTGGACGAGACCCTCGGAGACTTCGCCTTCCCCGATGAGTTTGTCTTTGACGTCTGGGGCGCCATTGGAGACGCCAAGCAGGGGAGATTTTAA
- the slc25a24l gene encoding solute carrier family 25 member 24, like codes for MDQFRGLFAKLDKNKDGLISVSELENEMKKHGILLVDRKVQNIIDSYDKNKDGLLDYKEFLNYMMDRERKWKIHFHDLDKNKCGVIDQEDIICLFKELGVAISKANAKTIIQMMDKDSSMTVDWAEFLHYVILNPVDIIGELVSSWKHSLVFDVGESRAMPIEFPEEASGFGAWRTFVLAAGLADAVSRTVTAPIDRLKTQLQVHGSKAFSQGFQEIRAGGLRSMWQGNAVNVLKGTPQSTLQCLIYAQMKVCTQNSAQETLTVQQRFGLGCVSGAAAHAAFYPLEVLKVRLNLQQAVTYHGVWACARSICRNESLSSFYRGFKPSVLCMIPYAGVECAVHQSILNWAKRDPAYNSDSKLFFFSFVAFASGQITSYPLAVIRTQQQAQAFSLDSRPASGVLDGLVGIYERRGIRGFYNGMGASFVRAIPCALINYTLTRKFENLVSSI; via the exons ATGGATCAGTTCCGTGGTTTGTTTGCTAAACTCGATAAAAACAAGGATGGATTAATATCAGTGTCGGAGCtcgaaaatgaaatgaaaaaacacggCATCCTCTTGGTGGATAGAAAGGTCCAG AATATTATCGATTCttatgacaaaaacaaagatggacTGTTGGATTATAAAGAGTTCCTCAACTACATGATGGACAGGGAGAGGAAGTGGAAAATTCACTTTCATGACCTTGACAAGAATAAGTGTG GAGTGATTGACCAGGAAGACATCATATGTTTGTTTAAGGAGTTAGGAGTGGCCATTTCAAAGGCGAATgcaaaaacaattattcaaat GATGGATAAGGACAGTTCGATGACGGTGGACTGGGCTGAGTTCCTGCACTATGTCATCCTGAACCCCGTGGACATCATCGGGGAGCTGGTGTCGTCATGGAAACACAGTCTG GTTTTCGATGTGGGTGAAAGTCGTGCGATGCCCATCGAGTTCCCAGAAGAGGCCTCTGGTTTCGGTGCATGGAGGACGTTTGTCCTCGCTGCGGGTCTGGCTGATGCTGTATCCCGAACGGTGACGGCACCCATCGACCGCCTCAAGACCCAGCTTCAG GTTCATGGATCCAAAGCCTTCTCCCAAGGCTTTCAGGAGATACGGGCGGGTGGCCTGCGGTCCATGTGGCAGGGCAACGCCGTCAACGTGCTGAAGGGAACGCCACAGTCGACGCTGCAGTGTCTCATTTACGCCCAG ATGAAGGTGTGCACCCAGAACAGCGCTCAGGAGACTCTGACTGTGCAGCAGCGTTTCGGCCTGGGTTGCGTTTCCGGTGCTGCCGCTCACGCTGCGTTCTATCCTTTAGAG GTGCTGAAGGTGAGGTTGAACCTGCAGCAAGCTGTCACCTACCATGGCGTTTGGGCCTGCGCTCGATCTATTTGCAGAAATGAGTCACTGTCTAGCTTTTACAGAGGATTCAAGCCAAGCGTCCTCTGTATGATCCCTTACGCAGGTGTGGAGTGCGCTGTTCATCAG TCGATCTTAAACTGGGCAAAGCGTGATCCAGCCTACAACAGTGACTCCAAActgtttttctttagttttgtcGCCTTTGCCTCCGGGCAAATCACTAGTTATCCACTGGCAGTTATCAGGACTCAGCAGCAAGCACAAG CTTTCAGCTTAGATTCACGTCCAGCTTCGGGTGTGCTAGATGGACTGGTAGGGATATATGAAAGACGTGGCATTAGAGGATTTTATAATGGAATGGGAGCCAGCTTTGTCAGGGCTATTCCATGTGCTCTGATAAACTACACTCTTACTAGAAAATTTGAAAATCTGGTTTCCTCAATTTAA
- the LOC119209820 gene encoding transcription factor BTF3 homolog 4-like, giving the protein MNQEKLAKLQAQVRIGGKGTARRKKKVVHKTATADDKKLQGSLKKLAVNNIAGIEEVNMIKDDGTVIHFNNPKVQASLSANTFAITGNVETKQLTEMLPGILSQLGADSLSSLRKLAEQFPRQSMDMKAVKEVIEEEEEDDDVPDLVENFDEASKNEAN; this is encoded by the exons ATGAATCAAGAAAAGCTCGCCAAACTTCAGGCTCAAGTGCGGATAGGTGGAAAG GGGACGGCCCGTAGGAAGAAAAAGGTTGTTCACAAGACGGCAACAGCTGATGATAAAAAACTCCAGGGCTCGCTGAAGAAACTGGCAGTGAACAACATCGCAGGGATAGAAGAG GTGAACATGATCAAAGACGACGGCACGGTCATCCACTTCAACAACCCCAAAGTGCAGGCGTCTCTGTCCGCCAACACCTTCGCCATCACGGGCAACGTTGAGACCAAGCAGCTGACGGAGATGCTGCCGGGCATCCTAAGCCAACTGGGAGCCGACAGCCTCAGCAGCCTGCGCAAGCTGGCGGAGCAGTTCCCACGGCAAT CAATGGACATGAAGGCAGTCAAGGAGGTaattgaagaagaggaggaggatgatgatgttcCAG ATCTTGTGGAGAACTTTGATGAAGCCTCAAAGAACGAAGCAAACTga